A genomic stretch from Neomonachus schauinslandi chromosome 14, ASM220157v2, whole genome shotgun sequence includes:
- the OGFOD2 gene encoding 2-oxoglutarate and iron-dependent oxygenase domain-containing protein 2: MATAGAPRRFCRCACFCSENLYVARYGLHVRFRGEQQLRRDYGPILRSRGCVSPKDFQQLLGELEQEVERRQRLGQESAARKALISSSYHPARPDVYNTLQDEALAPEFLAAAEYSTSPGADLEGLLQRLETVSGAKRIYRLPVLTAPFCQALLQELEHFEQSDMPKGRPNTMNNYGVLLHELGLDEQLVTPLRERFLQPLTALLYPDCGGGWLDSHRAFVVKYAPGQDRELGCHYDNAELTLNVALGKAFTGGALYFGGLFQAPSALARPLEVEHVVGQGILHRGGQLHGARPLGTGERWNLVVWLRASAVRNRLCPMCCRKPDLVDDEGFGDGFTREEPPTVDVCALT; the protein is encoded by the exons ATGGCGACGGCTGGGGCCCCGCGGCGCTTCTGCCGCTGCGCCTGCTTCTGCTCCGAGAACTTGTACGTGGCGCGCTACGGGCTCCACGTGCGCTTCCGGGGCGAGCAGCAGCTGCGCCGGGACTACGGCCCG ATCCTGCGCAGCCGAGGGTGTGTCAGCCCCAAGGACTTCCAGCAGCTGTTAGGAGAG CTTGAGCAGGAGGTGGAGCGACGGCAGCGGCTGGGGCAGGAGTCGGCTGCCAGGAAAGCCCTCATCTCAAGCTCCTACCACCCAGCGCGGCCTGATGTCTACAACACGCTGCAG GATGAGGCTCTGGCCCCCGAGTTTTTGGCTGCAGCTGAGTACAGCACATCACCGGGTGCAGACCTTGAAGGCCTTCTCCAGCGGCTGGAGACGGTGTCTG GGGCGAAGCGTATCTATCGGCTGCCAGTGCTCACGGCACCGTTCTGCCAGGCCCTGCTGCAGGAGCTGGAGCACTTCGAGCAGTCAGACATGCCCAAGGGAAGACCCAACACCATGAACAATTACGGG GTGCTGCTGCACGAGCTAGGCCTGGATGAGCAGCTGGTGACGCCGCTGCGGGAGCGCTTCCTGCAGCCACTGACCGCGCTGCTGTACCCGGACTGTGGTGGGGGCTGGCTCGACAGCCACCGGGCCTTCGTGGTCAAATACGCGCCAGGCCAGGACCGCGAGCTCGGCTGCCACTATGATAACGCTGAGCTCACCCTCAACGTGGCCCTTGGCAAGGCCTTCACGGGGGGCGCCCTGTACTTCGGGGGCCTCTTCCAG GCGCCTTCAGCCCTGGCCAGGCCCCTGGAGGTGGAGCACGTGGTGGGCCAGGGCATCCTGCACCGGGGCGGCCAGCTGCACGGGGCTCGGCCCCTGGGCACGGGCGAGCGCTGGAACCTTGTCGTCTGGCTCCGGGCCTCTGCGGTGCGTAACCGTTTGTGCCCCATGTGCTGCCGCAAACCTGACCTGGTGGACGACGAGGGCTTCGGCGACGGCTTCACCCGCGAGGAGCCCCCCACGGTGGATGTGTGCGCTCTGACTTGA
- the ARL6IP4 gene encoding ADP-ribosylation factor-like protein 6-interacting protein 4 yields MAHVSSRKRSKSRSRSRGRGSEKRRKKSSKDAPRSCLASRSQDHKASNTTCGAEERSKPKARRRPRSSSSSSSSSSSSSSSSSSSSSSSSDSRKKRGKHRDKKRKKKKKRKRKKKLKKKGKEKAKLQQGEALPGPSLDQWHRSAEDEDGGPVLTDEQKSRIQAMKPMTKEEWDARQSIIRKVVDPETGRTRLIKGDGEVLEEIVTKERHREINKQATRGDGLAFQMRAGLLP; encoded by the exons ATGGCTCACGTCAGCTCTCGCAAGCGCTCCAAGAGCCGAAGCCGGTCCCGGGGCCGAGGGtcggaaaagagaaggaagaagagcagTAAGGACGCTCCGAGAAGCTGCTTGGCTTCTAGATCCCAAGACCACAAGGCCAGCAACACCACCTGTGGGGCGGAGG AGAGAAGCAAGCCCAAGGCCCGGAGGAGACCACGAagcagctcctcctcctcttcttccagttcttctagctcttcttcctcctcgtcctcctcctcttcctccagtgACAGCCGGAAGAAGCGGGGGAAGCACAGggacaagaagaggaagaagaagaagaagaggaaaaggaagaagaagctgAAGAAGAAAGGCAAGGAGAAGGCAAAGCTGCAGCAGGGTGAGGCTCTGCCGGGACCCTCACTGGACCAGTGGCACAGATCGGCTGAGGATGAAGATGGCGGCCCAG TCCTGACGGATGAACAGAAGTCCCGCATCCAGGCCATGAAGCCCATGACCAAGGAGGAGTGGGATGCTCGGCAGAGCATCATCCGCAAGGTGGTGGACCCAGAGACAGGACGCACCAG gctcaTTAAGGGAGATGGCGAGGTCTTAGAGGAAATCGTGACTAAGGAACGACACAGAGAGATCAACAAG CAAGCCACCCGAGGGGATGGCCTGGCCTTCCAGATGCGAGCTGGGCTGCTACCCTGA